ACCGGCTGAGATCGGTCGTCGATGCGACGCTTCCGCTGCGGGGGCCGGGAGACGGCTCGGACGGCGGTCTCGCAGAGCTGAGCGCGACCTACAGGCTGTGCGTGGATTCGTACGGAACCCACATCGCCGTCGAACACTCGTCGTTCGTCCTGAAGGCGACGATCGAGCGAGCCCCGATCATCCGTTGGGATTACGACCGCAGACCGAACAACAAGCCGCGGTCTCACGTCCAGGTGACCGCCCAGCGCGGCGCGTTGTCGCACATCTTGTCTCGCCTGGGACACAAGACGCCGCACAACATCGAGTCGCTGCACATCCCAATGGGCGGCGAGCGATTCCGACCCTGCCTCGAAGACGTGATCGAGTTCCTCATCCGTGACTGCGGCTTCAAGGGCAGCGCGGGCTGGAAGCAGGCGATCCAAGATGGCCGCGCACGGTGGCGACGCATACAGACCCGCGCGGTCGTGCGTGACTCACCGGAATGTGCTGTCGCCGAGCTGGAATCGCTCGGTTACAAGGTGATCCCACCGGAGGCGGGCGCGCGTGACGAGAGGCTCGACCGGCTCACCGCGTGGTGAACATCAGTCGGCCGTCGCTGCCATCGCTGCTGCCCGGACTTCGTCGTCATCGACAGCTGTGTATCGCTCGGTCGTCGCGATCGAAGCGTGACCGAGCAGCTGCTGCACTGCTCGCAGGTTCCGGCTACCGCGGTACGCGCGGGTGGCGAACCGATGCCGCAGTTTGTGCATCGACCAGCCGTCCGGGAGTGCCGCGGCGACGAGCTTGCCGACCTGGTGCTCGCCGATGTGGCCGCCGACGCCGGTGGGGAATAGCCAGCCCGATGCCGGCATTCCCGCGGTATGGCCGGCCGCCCCGCGTCGCAGCACTTCGGCCAGCGCGTCGCTGATCGGCACGACGCGCGTCTTGCCGCCCTTGCCATGCACGACGAGCTGCGCGCCGCCGATGCCCTCGACGACGTCGCGGGTGTGCACTCGGGCCACCTCGGCGCGGCGCATCCCGACTTCGGCGGCGAGCCGCATCATCAGCGTGACCCGCGGATCGGCCTTGGCGAGCGCCGTCCGCCACGCATCGTCGGGAACCGGCCGCGGCACGGCGGCCGGAATCCGAACGGACGGAAGCGCATCGGGGAGATACTCCGGCACCCGGCCCGTGCGGTACGCCCACGCGAAGAACCCACGCGCCGCGCTGCGGTAGAACTTCCGTGTCTCTGGCTTCCAGTCCTGCCGACCGAACCAGTCGACGAGCCGCTCAGCCGTCACGTCGCCCGGTGGGCATCGCAGCGCGCGAGCGATGCGTGTGAGGGACTTGCGCCGCGCGTCGATCGTTCGCGCGGTGTGGCCCGCGGCCGCGAGGTGCAGGAGGTAGGCGCTCGTCATCTCCCGCCACGACGCGGGCATCTGGGACCGGTCCGGCCCCGGTTGCCGCGCCTGGTGCGCCTCGCGGAGA
Above is a window of Mycolicibacterium baixiangningiae DNA encoding:
- a CDS encoding tyrosine-type recombinase/integrase, producing the protein MRIARRQATALGLRTVQRGAELELRDATGRVFAGGLTALETYLREAHQARQPGPDRSQMPASWREMTSAYLLHLAAAGHTARTIDARRKSLTRIARALRCPPGDVTAERLVDWFGRQDWKPETRKFYRSAARGFFAWAYRTGRVPEYLPDALPSVRIPAAVPRPVPDDAWRTALAKADPRVTLMMRLAAEVGMRRAEVARVHTRDVVEGIGGAQLVVHGKGGKTRVVPISDALAEVLRRGAAGHTAGMPASGWLFPTGVGGHIGEHQVGKLVAAALPDGWSMHKLRHRFATRAYRGSRNLRAVQQLLGHASIATTERYTAVDDDEVRAAAMAATAD